A window of Streptomyces sp. NBC_01689 genomic DNA:
CCCGCTGACCTCGCTGGACGTGGCCGGACACGAGATGAGCCACGGTGTCACCTCCAACACCGCGGGCCTCAACTACTCCGGCGAGTCCGGCGGCCTGAACGAGGCGACCTCCGACATCTTCGGCACCGGCGTCGAGTTCTACGCGGCCAACGCCTCCGACCCCGGTGACTACCTCATCGGCGAGAAGATCAACATCAACGGCGACGGCACCCCGCTGCGCTACATGGACAAGCCCAGCAAGGACGGCGGCTCGGCGGACTCCTGGTCCTCCACGGTCGGCAACAAGGACGTGCACTACTCGTCCGGCGTCGCGAACCACTTCTTCTACCTCCTCGCGGAGGGCAGCGGCGCCAAGACCATCAACGGCGTCTCGTACAACTCGCCGACGTCCAACGGCTCCACGGTCACCGGCATCGGCCGCGCCAAGGCGCTGCAGATCTGGTACAAGGCGCTGACCACGTACATGACCTCGACGACGAACTACAAGGCGGCCCGCACCGCGACGCTCTCCGCGGCGTCCGCGCTGTACGGCTCCGGCAGCACGGAGTACGCGACGGTGGCCGCGGCCTGGTCCGCGGTCAACGTGAGCTAGTGATCCGTTAGACGCCAGGGCGGTACCCGGGGAGTGATCGGCTCCGGGTACCGCCCTACGCTGTCCCCCATGGTCTCCCCGGACACTCCCTTCACCTACGAGGACGTGGGCGCGACGCGCGACGGCCGCTGCCCGCCGGGGTTCCGGCCCCTCCACCTCCGCACCCGTATCGGCGAGGGCGAGGACGTCTTCCGCGCCGCCTCCGAAGCCGTCATGACCTGGGCGATGCACCGGGCGATCGGCGCGGCGATATCCGCCACCACCGACCGGGCGGCCGTCGGCACCGACGTCACCGTCGGCCTCGGCCCGATCAAGGCCCCCTGCCGGGTGGTCTGGACGGTCGAGGAGTACCGCCGCGCCGGCTGGGCGTACGGCACCCTGCCCGGCCACCCCGAGTGCGGCGAGGAGGCCTTCGTGGTCGACCGCACCGGCGACGGCACGGTCTGGCTGACCGTGACCGCCTTCAGCCGTGCGGCCAAGTGGTACACCCGCGCGGCCGGGCCGGCGGCCCGCGGCCTCCAGCACGCGTACGCGCGCCGCTGCGGTCAGGCCCTGCGCCGCCTGTGCGCGGGGCTCGACCCGGTCTGACGGCGGCGCGGAGACCCGGGTCCCGGTGCGCGCGGGCTCAGCGCATCAGGACCCCGGCCGCCTCCCCCGCCTCCTCCGCGGGCACCGCCACGACGCCCACCTCGGCGCCCGACGCGAGCAGCCGGTGCGTGGGCAGGATGCGGACCGTGTAGCCGAAGGGTCCCGTGCGGTCGAGCGAGAGCGGGCCCTCGTACACCCACCGCCCCTCCAGGTCGGGGCCGCCCGCCGGCTTGAGCGGGACACAGGTCGCGTCCGCGATCCGGTCCTGCGAGTCGACGCGCCCGGAGACCGCCTGCACCTCGACGTCGTCGGGGGCCAGGTCGGCGAGCGCGACCCGGACCCGCAGGGTGAGGGTGGTGCCGAGTTCGGCGCTGGTCGTGGCGGCGGATGCCTCCACGTGGTCGACCGCGACCCGGGGCCAGGCGGCCCGGACCCGGGCCTTCCAGGCCGCCAGCTCACGCGCCGCCTCCGCGGAGAGCGCGCGGTGCGAGCGGGCCGCGGGGGTGTAAAGGCGCTCCACGTACTCGCGCACCATCCGCCCGGCCAGGACCTTCGGGCCGAGGTGGGTCAGCGTCTGGCGGACCATCTCGATCCAGCGGTCCGGCAGACCGCCCCGGCCCCGCTCGTAGAAGCGGGGGGCGACGCGCTTCTCCAGCAGGTCGTAGAGCGCGGCCGCCTCCAGGTCGTCGCGCCGGTCGTCGTCGGTCGCCGTGCCGTCGGCGGTCGGGATCGCCCAGCCGAAGTCCGGGCGGAACCACTCGTCCCACCAGCCGTCCAGGACCGAGAGGTTGAGGCAGCCGTTGAGCGCCGCCTTCATCCCGCTCGTCCCGCACGCCTCCAGCGGGCGCAGCGGGTTGTTGAGCCAGATGTCGCAGCCCGGGTAGAGCTTCTGCGCCATCGCCATGCCGTAGTCCGGCAGGAACACGATCCGGTGGCGCACCCGCGGGTCGTCCGCGAACCGGACCAGTTCCTGCACCAGGCGCTTGCCGCCGTCGTCCGCGGGGTGCGCCTTGCCCGCCACCACGATCTGGACCGGCCGCTCGGCGTGCAGCAGCAGGTCCATCAGCCGGTCCCGGTCCCGCAGCATCAGCGTGAGCCGTTTGTAGGAGGGGACG
This region includes:
- a CDS encoding DUF1990 family protein — translated: MVSPDTPFTYEDVGATRDGRCPPGFRPLHLRTRIGEGEDVFRAASEAVMTWAMHRAIGAAISATTDRAAVGTDVTVGLGPIKAPCRVVWTVEEYRRAGWAYGTLPGHPECGEEAFVVDRTGDGTVWLTVTAFSRAAKWYTRAAGPAARGLQHAYARRCGQALRRLCAGLDPV